A portion of the Pithys albifrons albifrons isolate INPA30051 chromosome 1, PitAlb_v1, whole genome shotgun sequence genome contains these proteins:
- the SCNN1A gene encoding epithelial sodium channel subunit alpha isoform X3, whose protein sequence is MPEGEKTRQCKQEEEQQQKEEQREGLIEFYSSYQELFQFFCSNTTIHGAIRLVCSKKNKMKTAFWSVLFFLTFGLMYWQFGILYREYFSYPVNLNLNLNSDRLTFPAVTLCTLNPYRYSAIRKKLDELDQITHQTLLDLYDYNMSLPQSDWSTLSAQKRSSRSLLHQVQRHPLRRQKRDNLVNLPENSPSVDKNDWKIGFVLCSENNKDCFHQAYSSGVDAVREWYSFHYINILAQVPDAKALDESDFENFIYACRFNEATCDKANYTHFHHPLYGNCYTFNDNSSSLWTSSLPGINNGLSLVVRTEQNDFIPLLSTVTGARVMVHDQNEPAFMDDGGFNVRPGIETSISMRKEMTVRLGGSYSDCTEDGSDVPVQNLYSSRYTEQVCIRSCFQLNMVERCGCAYYFYPLPEGAEYCDYTKHVSWGYCYYKLLAEFKADVLGCFHKCRKPCKMTQYQLSAGYSRWPSAVSEDWVFYMLSQQNKYNITSKRNGVAKLNIFFEEWNYKTNGESPAFTVVTLLSQLGNQWSLWFGSSVLSVMELAELIVDFIAITFILSFRWFRSRQKLSPPGPSPNTHDNTNFQDEPPAVGAPHRFTVEAVVTTLPSYNSLEPRGPSRDGEVGHE, encoded by the exons ATgccagaaggggaaaaaacgAGACAGTGTAAGCAAgaagaggaacagcagcagaaggaagagcagCGAGAGGGTCTCATCGAATTCTACAGTTCCTACCAGGAGCTATTCCAGTTTTTCTGCAGCAACACAACCATCCATGGGGCTATCCGCCTGGTGTGCTCCAAAAAGAATAAGATGAAGACAGCCTTCTGGTCcgttcttttctttctcaccttTGGCTTAATGTACTGGCAGTTCGGTATCCTCTACAGGGAGTACTTCAGCTATCCTGTCAACCTCAACCTCAActtgaactctgacaggctGACTTTCCCAGCTGTGACGCTGTGCACCCTCAATCCATACAG ATACAGCGCCATCCGAAAGAAGCTGGATGAGCTGGACCAAATCACCCATCAGACACTGCTAGACCTTTATGACTACAACATGTCTCTGCCACAAAGCGACTGGTCCACTCTGTCTGCACAAAAGCGTAGCTCAAGGAGCCTGCTCCATCAAGTCCAACGCCATCCTCTACGGAGGCAGAAGCGGGATAACTTAGTCAACTTGCCAGAGAACAGTCCCTCAGTGGACAAGAACGACTGGAAAATTGGCTTTGTTCTG TGCAGCGAAAACAACAAGGACTGTTTCCATCAGGCATACTCCTCAGGAGTGGATGCCGTGCGGGAGTGGTACAGCTTTCACTATATCAATATCCTGGCACAGGTGCCTGATGCAAAAGCCCTGGATGAGTCTGACTTCGAGAATTTCATCTATGCTTGCCGCTTCAATGAAGCAACATGTGACAAGGC GAATTACACCCACTTCCACCATCCCCTGTATGGGAACTGCTATACTTTTAAtgacaacagcagcagcctgtggaCATCCTCGCTGCCTGGGATCAATAATG GTCTCTCTCTGGTGGTGCGCACCGAACAGAATGATTTCATCCCTCTGCTGTCCACAGTGACAGGGGCCAGGGTCATGGTCCATGATCAGAATGAGCCAGCCTTCATGGATGATGGGGGTTTCAACGTGCGTCCTGGTATTGAGACCTCCATCAGCATGAGAAAG GAGATGACTGTGCGTCTTGGGGGCAGTTACAGTGATTGCACAGAGGATGGCAGTGATGTGCCAGTCCAAAATCTGTACTCATCCCGCTACACTGAACAG GTCTGCATTCGCTCCTGCTTTCAGCTCAACATGGTCGAGCGCTGTGGCTGTGCATATTATTTCTATCCCTTACCCGAAGGAGCAGAGTACTGTGACTACACTAAGCATGTATCCTGGG GCTACTGCTATTACAAACTCCTGGCTGAATTCAAAGCTGATGTGCTGGGCTGTTTCCACAAATGTCGGAAACCTTGCAA AATGACACAATACCAGCTGTCAGCTGGATACTCCCGCtggccttctgctgtctcagAG GACTGGGTTTTTTACATGCTTTCACAACAGAACAAATACAATATCACATCCAAAAG GAATGGAGTTGCCAAATTGAATATCTTTTTTGAGGAGTGGAACTACAAGACCAACGGGGAATCTCCAGCCTTCACG GTAGTgactctgctgtcccagcttGGGAACCAGTGGAGTCTCTGGTTTGGATCCTCTGTCCTGTCTGTGATGGAGCTTGCAGAGCTGATTGTGGATTTCATTGCTATCACCTTTATCTTGTCCTTCCGCTGGTTCCGCTCCCGGCAGAAGCTCTCTCCACCAGGACCCTCTCCAAACACTCATGATAACACTAATTTCCAGGATGAGCCACCAGCTGTTGGTGCTCCACACCGCTTCACTGTTGAGGCTGTAGTAACCACACTGCCATCCTACAACAGCCTGGAACCACGTGGGCCGAGCAGAGATGGTGAGGTGGGACACGAGTGA
- the SCNN1A gene encoding epithelial sodium channel subunit alpha isoform X2 — protein MVKETGGSVKAGKMPEGEKTRQCKQEEEQQQKEEQREGLIEFYSSYQELFQFFCSNTTIHGAIRLVCSKKNKMKTAFWSVLFFLTFGLMYWQFGILYREYFSYPVNLNLNLNSDRLTFPAVTLCTLNPYRYSAIRKKLDELDQITHQTLLDLYDYNMSLPQSDWSTLSAQKRSSRSLLHQVQRHPLRRQKRDNLVNLPENSPSVDKNDWKIGFVLCSENNKDCFHQAYSSGVDAVREWYSFHYINILAQVPDAKALDESDFENFIYACRFNEATCDKANYTHFHHPLYGNCYTFNDNSSSLWTSSLPGINNGLSLVVRTEQNDFIPLLSTVTGARVMVHDQNEPAFMDDGGFNVRPGIETSISMRKEMTVRLGGSYSDCTEDGSDVPVQNLYSSRYTEQVCIRSCFQLNMVERCGCAYYFYPLPEGAEYCDYTKHVSWGYCYYKLLAEFKADVLGCFHKCRKPCKMTQYQLSAGYSRWPSAVSEDWVFYMLSQQNKYNITSKRNGVAKLNIFFEEWNYKTNGESPAFTVVTLLSQLGNQWSLWFGSSVLSVMELAELIVDFIAITFILSFRWFRSRQKLSPPGPSPNTHDNTNFQDEPPAVGAPHRFTVEAVVTTLPSYNSLEPRGPSRDGEVGHE, from the exons ATGGTGAAAGAGACA GGTGGGTCTGTGAAGGCAGGGAAGATgccagaaggggaaaaaacgAGACAGTGTAAGCAAgaagaggaacagcagcagaaggaagagcagCGAGAGGGTCTCATCGAATTCTACAGTTCCTACCAGGAGCTATTCCAGTTTTTCTGCAGCAACACAACCATCCATGGGGCTATCCGCCTGGTGTGCTCCAAAAAGAATAAGATGAAGACAGCCTTCTGGTCcgttcttttctttctcaccttTGGCTTAATGTACTGGCAGTTCGGTATCCTCTACAGGGAGTACTTCAGCTATCCTGTCAACCTCAACCTCAActtgaactctgacaggctGACTTTCCCAGCTGTGACGCTGTGCACCCTCAATCCATACAG ATACAGCGCCATCCGAAAGAAGCTGGATGAGCTGGACCAAATCACCCATCAGACACTGCTAGACCTTTATGACTACAACATGTCTCTGCCACAAAGCGACTGGTCCACTCTGTCTGCACAAAAGCGTAGCTCAAGGAGCCTGCTCCATCAAGTCCAACGCCATCCTCTACGGAGGCAGAAGCGGGATAACTTAGTCAACTTGCCAGAGAACAGTCCCTCAGTGGACAAGAACGACTGGAAAATTGGCTTTGTTCTG TGCAGCGAAAACAACAAGGACTGTTTCCATCAGGCATACTCCTCAGGAGTGGATGCCGTGCGGGAGTGGTACAGCTTTCACTATATCAATATCCTGGCACAGGTGCCTGATGCAAAAGCCCTGGATGAGTCTGACTTCGAGAATTTCATCTATGCTTGCCGCTTCAATGAAGCAACATGTGACAAGGC GAATTACACCCACTTCCACCATCCCCTGTATGGGAACTGCTATACTTTTAAtgacaacagcagcagcctgtggaCATCCTCGCTGCCTGGGATCAATAATG GTCTCTCTCTGGTGGTGCGCACCGAACAGAATGATTTCATCCCTCTGCTGTCCACAGTGACAGGGGCCAGGGTCATGGTCCATGATCAGAATGAGCCAGCCTTCATGGATGATGGGGGTTTCAACGTGCGTCCTGGTATTGAGACCTCCATCAGCATGAGAAAG GAGATGACTGTGCGTCTTGGGGGCAGTTACAGTGATTGCACAGAGGATGGCAGTGATGTGCCAGTCCAAAATCTGTACTCATCCCGCTACACTGAACAG GTCTGCATTCGCTCCTGCTTTCAGCTCAACATGGTCGAGCGCTGTGGCTGTGCATATTATTTCTATCCCTTACCCGAAGGAGCAGAGTACTGTGACTACACTAAGCATGTATCCTGGG GCTACTGCTATTACAAACTCCTGGCTGAATTCAAAGCTGATGTGCTGGGCTGTTTCCACAAATGTCGGAAACCTTGCAA AATGACACAATACCAGCTGTCAGCTGGATACTCCCGCtggccttctgctgtctcagAG GACTGGGTTTTTTACATGCTTTCACAACAGAACAAATACAATATCACATCCAAAAG GAATGGAGTTGCCAAATTGAATATCTTTTTTGAGGAGTGGAACTACAAGACCAACGGGGAATCTCCAGCCTTCACG GTAGTgactctgctgtcccagcttGGGAACCAGTGGAGTCTCTGGTTTGGATCCTCTGTCCTGTCTGTGATGGAGCTTGCAGAGCTGATTGTGGATTTCATTGCTATCACCTTTATCTTGTCCTTCCGCTGGTTCCGCTCCCGGCAGAAGCTCTCTCCACCAGGACCCTCTCCAAACACTCATGATAACACTAATTTCCAGGATGAGCCACCAGCTGTTGGTGCTCCACACCGCTTCACTGTTGAGGCTGTAGTAACCACACTGCCATCCTACAACAGCCTGGAACCACGTGGGCCGAGCAGAGATGGTGAGGTGGGACACGAGTGA
- the SCNN1A gene encoding epithelial sodium channel subunit alpha isoform X1, which translates to MGTAPRGGSVKAGKMPEGEKTRQCKQEEEQQQKEEQREGLIEFYSSYQELFQFFCSNTTIHGAIRLVCSKKNKMKTAFWSVLFFLTFGLMYWQFGILYREYFSYPVNLNLNLNSDRLTFPAVTLCTLNPYRYSAIRKKLDELDQITHQTLLDLYDYNMSLPQSDWSTLSAQKRSSRSLLHQVQRHPLRRQKRDNLVNLPENSPSVDKNDWKIGFVLCSENNKDCFHQAYSSGVDAVREWYSFHYINILAQVPDAKALDESDFENFIYACRFNEATCDKANYTHFHHPLYGNCYTFNDNSSSLWTSSLPGINNGLSLVVRTEQNDFIPLLSTVTGARVMVHDQNEPAFMDDGGFNVRPGIETSISMRKEMTVRLGGSYSDCTEDGSDVPVQNLYSSRYTEQVCIRSCFQLNMVERCGCAYYFYPLPEGAEYCDYTKHVSWGYCYYKLLAEFKADVLGCFHKCRKPCKMTQYQLSAGYSRWPSAVSEDWVFYMLSQQNKYNITSKRNGVAKLNIFFEEWNYKTNGESPAFTVVTLLSQLGNQWSLWFGSSVLSVMELAELIVDFIAITFILSFRWFRSRQKLSPPGPSPNTHDNTNFQDEPPAVGAPHRFTVEAVVTTLPSYNSLEPRGPSRDGEVGHE; encoded by the exons ATGGGCACCGCTCCTCGC GGTGGGTCTGTGAAGGCAGGGAAGATgccagaaggggaaaaaacgAGACAGTGTAAGCAAgaagaggaacagcagcagaaggaagagcagCGAGAGGGTCTCATCGAATTCTACAGTTCCTACCAGGAGCTATTCCAGTTTTTCTGCAGCAACACAACCATCCATGGGGCTATCCGCCTGGTGTGCTCCAAAAAGAATAAGATGAAGACAGCCTTCTGGTCcgttcttttctttctcaccttTGGCTTAATGTACTGGCAGTTCGGTATCCTCTACAGGGAGTACTTCAGCTATCCTGTCAACCTCAACCTCAActtgaactctgacaggctGACTTTCCCAGCTGTGACGCTGTGCACCCTCAATCCATACAG ATACAGCGCCATCCGAAAGAAGCTGGATGAGCTGGACCAAATCACCCATCAGACACTGCTAGACCTTTATGACTACAACATGTCTCTGCCACAAAGCGACTGGTCCACTCTGTCTGCACAAAAGCGTAGCTCAAGGAGCCTGCTCCATCAAGTCCAACGCCATCCTCTACGGAGGCAGAAGCGGGATAACTTAGTCAACTTGCCAGAGAACAGTCCCTCAGTGGACAAGAACGACTGGAAAATTGGCTTTGTTCTG TGCAGCGAAAACAACAAGGACTGTTTCCATCAGGCATACTCCTCAGGAGTGGATGCCGTGCGGGAGTGGTACAGCTTTCACTATATCAATATCCTGGCACAGGTGCCTGATGCAAAAGCCCTGGATGAGTCTGACTTCGAGAATTTCATCTATGCTTGCCGCTTCAATGAAGCAACATGTGACAAGGC GAATTACACCCACTTCCACCATCCCCTGTATGGGAACTGCTATACTTTTAAtgacaacagcagcagcctgtggaCATCCTCGCTGCCTGGGATCAATAATG GTCTCTCTCTGGTGGTGCGCACCGAACAGAATGATTTCATCCCTCTGCTGTCCACAGTGACAGGGGCCAGGGTCATGGTCCATGATCAGAATGAGCCAGCCTTCATGGATGATGGGGGTTTCAACGTGCGTCCTGGTATTGAGACCTCCATCAGCATGAGAAAG GAGATGACTGTGCGTCTTGGGGGCAGTTACAGTGATTGCACAGAGGATGGCAGTGATGTGCCAGTCCAAAATCTGTACTCATCCCGCTACACTGAACAG GTCTGCATTCGCTCCTGCTTTCAGCTCAACATGGTCGAGCGCTGTGGCTGTGCATATTATTTCTATCCCTTACCCGAAGGAGCAGAGTACTGTGACTACACTAAGCATGTATCCTGGG GCTACTGCTATTACAAACTCCTGGCTGAATTCAAAGCTGATGTGCTGGGCTGTTTCCACAAATGTCGGAAACCTTGCAA AATGACACAATACCAGCTGTCAGCTGGATACTCCCGCtggccttctgctgtctcagAG GACTGGGTTTTTTACATGCTTTCACAACAGAACAAATACAATATCACATCCAAAAG GAATGGAGTTGCCAAATTGAATATCTTTTTTGAGGAGTGGAACTACAAGACCAACGGGGAATCTCCAGCCTTCACG GTAGTgactctgctgtcccagcttGGGAACCAGTGGAGTCTCTGGTTTGGATCCTCTGTCCTGTCTGTGATGGAGCTTGCAGAGCTGATTGTGGATTTCATTGCTATCACCTTTATCTTGTCCTTCCGCTGGTTCCGCTCCCGGCAGAAGCTCTCTCCACCAGGACCCTCTCCAAACACTCATGATAACACTAATTTCCAGGATGAGCCACCAGCTGTTGGTGCTCCACACCGCTTCACTGTTGAGGCTGTAGTAACCACACTGCCATCCTACAACAGCCTGGAACCACGTGGGCCGAGCAGAGATGGTGAGGTGGGACACGAGTGA